One stretch of Corallococcus exiguus DNA includes these proteins:
- the rlmN gene encoding 23S rRNA (adenine(2503)-C(2))-methyltransferase RlmN: MSEPTATALPVTEPLPVSAPAKLVDVASLSREKLALFLSEQLGERPFRAAQLYRWLHQRGATSFEEMTDLSKVLREKLKVKAEIVPLVKDLEQRSVDGTIKYRFKTRDGRFIESVYMPAEDRKTLCVSTQVGCAMACTFCMTGTLGLKRNLTAGEIVAQVHAVNREVRRNEGLETLRPLTNLVFMGMGEPLHNFENLKTALAILQSEEGPNFSHRHITVSTVGLVPMIERFGQETDVKLAISLNASTDEQRSQTMPVNRKWNIQALLDACRKFPLRQGRRITFEYVLLKGFNDTDDDAHRLKELLRDIPAKVNLIPYNENPGLGFQTTGEQRAEEFRAILAEAHVAAYIRKNRGRDIAGACGQLANRDETAAEAPT; the protein is encoded by the coding sequence ATGTCCGAGCCTACCGCTACAGCCCTTCCTGTCACCGAGCCCCTGCCGGTGTCGGCCCCCGCGAAGCTGGTCGACGTGGCCAGCCTGTCGCGCGAGAAGCTCGCGCTGTTCCTGAGCGAGCAGCTGGGCGAGCGCCCGTTCCGCGCGGCGCAGCTCTACCGCTGGCTGCATCAGCGCGGCGCCACCTCGTTCGAGGAGATGACGGACCTGTCCAAGGTCCTGCGCGAGAAGCTCAAGGTCAAGGCGGAGATCGTCCCGCTGGTGAAGGACCTGGAGCAGCGCAGCGTCGACGGCACCATCAAGTACCGCTTCAAGACGCGCGACGGGCGCTTCATCGAGTCCGTCTACATGCCGGCGGAGGACCGCAAGACGCTCTGCGTGTCCACGCAGGTGGGCTGCGCCATGGCCTGCACGTTCTGCATGACGGGCACGCTGGGCCTCAAGCGCAACCTCACGGCTGGAGAGATTGTCGCCCAGGTGCACGCGGTGAACCGCGAGGTTCGCCGCAACGAGGGCCTGGAGACGCTCCGTCCGCTCACGAACCTGGTGTTCATGGGCATGGGCGAGCCGCTCCACAACTTCGAGAACCTCAAGACGGCGCTCGCCATCCTCCAGTCGGAGGAGGGGCCCAACTTCAGCCACCGGCACATCACCGTCTCCACCGTGGGCCTGGTGCCCATGATTGAGCGCTTCGGCCAGGAGACGGACGTCAAGCTGGCCATCTCGCTCAACGCCAGCACGGACGAGCAGCGCAGCCAGACGATGCCGGTGAACCGCAAGTGGAACATCCAGGCGCTCCTGGATGCCTGCCGCAAGTTCCCCCTGCGCCAGGGCCGCCGCATCACCTTCGAGTACGTGCTGCTCAAAGGATTCAACGACACCGACGACGACGCGCACCGGCTGAAGGAGCTCCTGCGCGACATCCCGGCGAAGGTGAACCTGATCCCGTACAACGAGAACCCCGGCCTGGGGTTCCAGACGACGGGCGAGCAGCGGGCCGAGGAATTCCGGGCCATCCTTGCCGAGGCTCACGTCGCGGCATACATCCGGAAGAACCGGGGCCGGGACATCGCCGGGGCCTGTGGTCAGCTCGCCAATCGCGACGAGACGGCCGCGGAAGCCCCGACGTGA
- the rpsP gene encoding 30S ribosomal protein S16: MAVVLRLARAGAKKMPYYHVVATDSRSPRDGKFLEQVGSYDPNHSPAKVQFNEERLNYWLKSGALPSETVADLIKTAKKQAPATTA; this comes from the coding sequence ATGGCCGTTGTCCTCCGTCTTGCCCGCGCGGGCGCCAAGAAGATGCCGTACTACCACGTGGTTGCCACCGACTCGCGCAGCCCGCGTGACGGAAAGTTCCTGGAGCAGGTCGGTTCCTACGACCCCAACCACAGCCCCGCGAAGGTGCAGTTCAACGAGGAGCGGCTGAACTACTGGCTGAAGAGCGGCGCGCTGCCCTCCGAGACGGTCGCGGACCTGATCAAGACGGCGAAGAAGCAGGCTCCGGCGACCACCGCCTGA
- a CDS encoding KH domain-containing protein, with product MEPLLTYLAKALVDQPDQVTLRISEADGGRLYELKVAPEDVGKVIGRDGRTVNALRTLINAAAQKQGQKVRLEILDDRRAPGSPPAPPAPDAAQ from the coding sequence GTGGAGCCGCTGCTCACGTATCTGGCGAAGGCCCTGGTTGATCAACCCGACCAGGTCACCTTACGCATCTCCGAGGCGGATGGCGGCCGGCTCTATGAGCTGAAGGTCGCCCCCGAGGACGTCGGCAAGGTCATCGGTCGTGATGGGCGCACCGTGAACGCCCTCCGGACGCTGATCAACGCCGCCGCCCAGAAGCAGGGCCAGAAGGTCCGCCTGGAGATACTCGACGATCGCCGCGCTCCGGGTTCTCCCCCGGCGCCGCCCGCTCCGGACGCCGCGCAGTGA
- the rimM gene encoding ribosome maturation factor RimM (Essential for efficient processing of 16S rRNA) — protein sequence MSAQDCLELGYVARAHGLRGEVAVRSFDPASETLGTVERVWLRLRSGEEREYALETFRPANKEDLVFFEGVASRTAAEALVGAKVFVYREDLEPPEEGEFFQGDLVGLNAVDEQGASLGTVEEVWATGEVPNLVIRAKGRPELVVPFADEFVPAVDVPAGRIVIRPPEYLEADGPPEESGDGG from the coding sequence GTGAGCGCGCAGGACTGTCTGGAGTTGGGCTACGTGGCCCGTGCGCACGGGCTGCGCGGCGAGGTGGCGGTCAGAAGCTTCGACCCCGCCTCGGAGACGCTCGGCACCGTCGAGCGTGTCTGGTTGCGCCTGCGCTCCGGCGAGGAGCGCGAGTACGCCCTGGAGACCTTCCGTCCCGCCAACAAGGAGGATCTGGTGTTCTTCGAGGGCGTGGCGTCCCGCACGGCCGCCGAGGCATTGGTGGGCGCGAAGGTGTTCGTCTATCGCGAGGACCTGGAGCCGCCCGAGGAGGGCGAGTTCTTCCAGGGCGACCTCGTGGGGTTGAACGCCGTGGACGAGCAGGGCGCCTCCCTGGGCACGGTGGAGGAGGTCTGGGCCACCGGTGAAGTCCCCAACCTGGTGATCCGCGCGAAGGGCCGGCCGGAGCTGGTGGTGCCTTTCGCGGATGAGTTCGTGCCGGCGGTGGACGTGCCGGCGGGGCGCATCGTGATCCGGCCTCCGGAGTACCTGGAGGCGGACGGGCCGCCGGAGGAGTCTGGAGACGGCGGGTGA
- the trmD gene encoding tRNA (guanosine(37)-N1)-methyltransferase TrmD encodes MSYRVELLTLFPGMVSGYLGASILGKAQEKGLISVTLTDVRDYAEGKHRVTDDAPYGGGAGMVMKPEPLVAAIEAARARQPGAKALLMSPRGPTFTQATARELARHEAGLILVCGRYEGVDERVMPFLDGELSLGDFVLTGGEVAAMAVVDAVARLVPGVLGNEASSVAESFEENLLEHPHYTRPPVFRGAEVPAALQSGDHARIARWRRWKAIKLTQERRPDLFARLVFSKADQKLLAREEEAL; translated from the coding sequence GTGAGCTACCGCGTGGAGCTGCTCACGCTGTTCCCCGGGATGGTGTCCGGCTACCTGGGCGCGAGCATCCTCGGGAAGGCCCAGGAGAAGGGGCTGATCTCCGTCACGCTCACCGACGTGCGCGACTACGCCGAGGGCAAGCACCGCGTCACCGACGACGCGCCCTACGGCGGCGGCGCCGGCATGGTGATGAAGCCCGAGCCGCTGGTGGCCGCCATCGAAGCAGCCCGGGCGCGTCAGCCCGGGGCGAAGGCGCTGCTGATGAGCCCCCGGGGGCCCACGTTCACGCAGGCCACGGCGCGGGAGCTGGCGCGGCACGAGGCCGGGCTGATCCTCGTCTGCGGCCGCTACGAAGGCGTGGACGAGCGGGTGATGCCCTTCCTGGACGGCGAACTGTCCCTGGGCGACTTCGTGCTCACGGGCGGGGAGGTCGCGGCCATGGCGGTGGTGGACGCGGTGGCGCGGCTGGTGCCGGGCGTCCTGGGCAACGAAGCGTCCTCCGTGGCGGAGAGCTTCGAGGAGAACCTCCTGGAGCATCCGCACTACACCCGCCCGCCTGTCTTCCGGGGGGCCGAGGTGCCTGCCGCCCTCCAGTCCGGCGATCACGCACGCATTGCCCGCTGGCGCCGGTGGAAGGCCATCAAGCTCACGCAGGAGCGGCGGCCTGACCTGTTCGCGCGGCTGGTGTTCAGCAAAGCGGATCAGAAACTGCTCGCCAGGGAAGAAGAAGCGTTGTAA
- the rplS gene encoding 50S ribosomal protein L19, whose protein sequence is MRRSLIEHVENKFLRKDITAFRTGDSVRVHWKVKEGEKERVQAFEGVVIRKTKGTNRATFTVRKMSFGVGVERIFPIHSPRYEKIEVLTRGDVNRKRLFYLRDLKGKASRVDVLVDPEKLAAKAAKSAVAPG, encoded by the coding sequence ATGCGCCGCAGCCTCATCGAGCACGTCGAAAACAAGTTCCTGCGCAAGGACATCACCGCGTTCCGCACGGGTGATTCCGTTCGCGTCCACTGGAAGGTCAAGGAAGGCGAGAAGGAGCGCGTGCAGGCCTTCGAGGGCGTGGTCATCCGCAAGACCAAGGGCACGAACCGCGCGACCTTCACCGTGCGCAAGATGTCCTTCGGCGTCGGCGTGGAGCGCATCTTCCCCATCCACAGCCCGCGCTACGAGAAGATCGAAGTCCTCACCCGCGGCGACGTGAACCGCAAGCGCCTGTTCTACCTCCGCGATCTGAAGGGCAAGGCCTCGCGCGTGGACGTGCTGGTGGACCCGGAGAAGCTCGCAGCCAAGGCTGCCAAGTCCGCCGTCGCTCCGGGCTAG